The Megalobrama amblycephala isolate DHTTF-2021 linkage group LG20, ASM1881202v1, whole genome shotgun sequence genome includes a window with the following:
- the LOC125255158 gene encoding sushi, nidogen and EGF-like domain-containing protein 1, producing MGKYWYQQYTNGSVLTRATQDINRYFPQRGFTASWVFVATWDYVQSGDINVFNLHSAPAITFQVVLISGGGFSFILMNYGDCAEISSPVEAGFDTINSTDYYLIHYASNGSYIPNLKNTTNVNVTGRWAFLVNRGSAPEIFYPFGLSGDTRNAAVDDGSSSVIPLLSPFLFFGRRYQQIYVNNNGHLTFNQSSSQFVPFSFPAYEGQDIIAGLWTNLDNRARGVVSYHQYTNGSVLTCATLDINNHFPNLTFNASWVFVATWDKVAYFPNTSTETSFQVVLISGSNFSFILMNYGDIAVTGHPVEAGYDTVNSFDYFVIPGSINGSFISNLKNSSNVNVPGRWAFRVDSGHSTSKKYVIGLRVRISSVFDLTQYENIAILQQIKQELVKYGLPRNIELKLRKVQKITP from the exons ATGGGCAAATACTGGTATCAGCAGTACACTAATGGAAGTGTGCTCACTCGCGCCACTCAGGACATAAACCGGTATTTCCCTCAGAGGGGTTTCACTGCTTCTTGGGTCTTTGTTGCAACATGGGACTATGTTCAGTCCGGGGACATTAATGTATTTAATCTTCACTCAGCACCG GCAATCACGTTTCAAGTGGTTTTAATTTCAGGAGGTGGTTTTTCTTTCATTCTGATGAATTATGGTGACTGTGCTGAGATATCTTCTCCAGTAGAG GCTGGATTTGACACCATAAACTCCACTGACTACTATCTAATTCATTATGCATCTAATGGCAGCTACATCCCAAACCTCAAGAACACGACTAACGTAAATGTCACGGGCCGTTGGGCCTTTCTTGTGAACAGAGGATCAG CACCAGAAATATTCTACCCATTCGGCTTATCAGGAGACACGAGAAACGCTGCTGTTGATGATGGAAGCTCCTCAGTTATTCCACTGTTGAGTCCATTTCTGTTCTTTGGTCGCAGATACCAGCAGATTTAT GTGAATAATAATGGACACCTCACATTCAACCAGTCTTCATCACAGTTTGTTCCCTTCTCCTTTCCTGCTTATGAAGGCCAAGATATAATTGCTGGTCTCTGGACCAACCTTGACAACCGTGCAAGAGGTGTGGTTTCATATCATCAGTACACTAATGGAAGTGTTCTCACATGCGCCACTCTGGATATAAACAATCATTTCCCAAATCTGACCTTCAACGCTTCCTGGGTCTTTGTTGCAACGTGGGATAAAGTCGCTTACTTTCCCAATACCAGCACA GAAACATCGTTTCAAGTGGTTTTAATTTCAGGCAgtaatttttcatttattctgatgaattaTGGTGATATTGCTGTAACAGGACATCCGGTGGAG GCTGGTTATGACACAGTAAACTCCTTTGACTACTTTGTGATTCCTGGATCAATTAACGGGAGCTTCATCTCAAACCTCAAGAACTCCAGTAATGTCAATGTTCCCGGTCGATGGGCCTTCAGGGTGGACAGTGGACACAGCACCTCTAAAA AATACGTCATTGGACTTCGAGTGAGAATTTCCTCAGTTTTTGATCTAACACAGTATGAAAACATTGCGATTCTACAGCAA ATAAAACAGGAGCTGGTCAAGTACGGTCTGCCAAGAAACATAGAGCTGAAGTTAAGAAAAGTGCAAAAGATAACGCCATAA